In Oryza sativa Japonica Group chromosome 8, ASM3414082v1, the sequence CACCCAATGAGACATAATGGGGCAAGATCAAAGAGAACCTTATTAACCATCCCATAAGGAACCGATGCCTCTCGAGGTCATCCCTACTGGCTTTGAGCTATATTTTCACATGAAGCCTTGCAACACACAACCAAAAGTCCTCAATTTGTGCCAATAGCAACCAGAGACCAGAGGACAGCACAAAGACCGACCAGATTAGGATCCAAGCAGGCAGGCGGAAAGAGGCACATGCGAGCATGGCTCGCTGTCTAAGAAACTGACACCTTCATAGGCTCATAGCCACTTTGCATTGCAGGTGTAATGCACCGGTGAGGCCGTGACCACTGCCGGCTGGCGAGTGGCGACCATTGGATCTACAGTGTATGAAGAGGAGGGGGCAAAAGAGAGGAAGACAAGAGGATATAATATATACATTTGAGTAACCATCTGTCATATGGAGTATATACATGTAGATGCGGTGTCCTGATCAATCAAGAAGGTACAGGCGGGCATCCCCTGGCAAACACCCCAGGTGCTGTGGGGCACGACGCCAAGGGGCAGTGATCATCGGCGGCGCCACCCCACCACTGCACCCCGTATATGTCGAAGTATCCTAGCGAGACGAAGGTGAGCACGCCCATGAAGGCGACGCCGGCGTCGAGCCCCGCGGCGAGCACGTAGTTATGCCGCATCCACCACGCCCTGCACCGGCGGTACACGACGTGGTTGAACACGAACCCGACGAGCCCCCACATGACGAAGTTGACGGACCTCGCCGGGAGCAGCCcgctggcgccggcgaggacgagcGGCAGGTTGATGTCCCGGAGCAACGCGCTGCGCGGGTACCGGCGCGACAGCAGCCAGACGGGCACCGGCGcgaggacgccgacgaggaagaAGTAGTTCATCTGCCAGTAGTTGCCGAGACGGCCAAACATCCGGAGCGGTCCGACGACGCCCCAGATGATGGAGGCGTTGTAGAAGACGTCCTCGCCGGGGCACGTCCACGGGCTCCCCAGCGGCAGGCTGTCCACGTCGCAGATGTTCCTCACCGTCGTCAGCAGCCACCACGCCGTCGCGAAGTGCACCGTCGACGCCACCACCGTCCCTGCCAGCTGCACCATGAACATGGACCTGGGCGGTATCTTCATGTAGTGCCCCAGCTTGAAATCCGACACAAACGTCAGCGCCTGAGTCATGCTTATGTAGCCGTAGGTCTTGAACACCACATTCGCCAATGGCTTCCCCGGGTACAGGTACCCGATGATGAGCTCTGTGATGATGTTTAACCCTGGTTGCTGAAAGAAACAACCAACCAACAATAATGCAATTTACTACTATACTAGCTTAGTTAACGTTAATTCAAGGCTGAAAGAGAAAGTAATTCTACTTGTGCTGACCATGTTGGTCGTGGCAGAGATGACGCCGATGGGCAACGTGAAGGTGAAGGCGATGGCACAGGCAAGGAGGAGACCCCAGTATGGCAGCTGAAGCTGCCGGCCAAACCCCTCACAGGTGTACAGCGACAATGCCATCACGATGGCCAGCATCAAGTGAAACCACCACTGTGGCACGGCCTTGTAGTTCCTCTTCATGATTCTCGTGTGCACGTCTTGGCgctccttgccgccgccgttcgcctgCTCCGCCGTTGCCTTCCGCCACAAGCCCCAAATGTCCCTGCTCGAACAAATTGAAGTCAAAAGTTTTGCAAGCTGGTTAGCTGAATCTTGTCATAAacatatcaaatatttatgactgaCGGGAGTACTAAGTTAGCAAGAGCTTGTGCGGGAAAACTTGCTTGCCGTGGTAGAGCGCGACGTGGGAGAGCGTGGACATGAGGCCCGCGAAGCCGATGCCGTAGTTGATGGCGAAGAGGATGCTGAGGTTGATGCGGCCGTAGGCGTCGTACTCCCTGAGGTTGAGCGTGAAGGTGGCCGGGTCGAGGATGCGGGCGGTGTCgtagcggccgccggcggcgttgaAGACGTGCGACGACACGAGCGGGAAGCGCTTGGCGTTGTAGGTGTCGGTCCAGTAGAGGATCGGCACGGCGACGTAGGTGCTGAGCGCGAAGCCGGCCATGACGTTGAAGATGGCGAACGCCGGCGACGCCAGCGGGTTGCCGAGGAAGCCCACCACGGTGTTCCAGTCGAGGCCGAAGGAGCCGACGCCGAGGCCCGAGGCGCCGGAGCCGATCTGCTGCGCCGTCACCGAGTCCCTGTACAGCCAGCACAGCACCGAGATGGTGCTGATCGCCGGGAACAGGTAGCTGGGTACGATATAGTAGGCGAAGCTGCACGTCATCACCATGATGAAGAACTGCAGCCGCGTCAGCTGCCCCTtgttcctcttctcctcctcgtgcatCGCCCTGCGTGACAAACATTCCAAATTTTGCTTATAagtttccccgcaaaaaaaaaaaatgctcaaAATAAAGTTTGTGTTTGCCCATTCCCCATTtgcatcatatatttttcagaaACAAATATTTCGACAAAATAACTGCTGGTAATTAGTACCATTACCTGAAGAGGGTGACTTGGACGAGGTTTGACGGCCACCACATGTAGGCTGAGTCAACCAGGTACTTCCTGAACAATCCGGCCCATCCATACCCAAGCAACTGTATGAAATCAAATAAAAGGCCATTTTTGGATTAATCAATGTGTGTTTGATCAGGTCTTCGATTTGTTACTAATCAACCAATGCATGAGTGGCAACCTGGGTGGTCTGGGCGAGCAGCATGGCGGCGTAGGGGCTGATCTGGCGCTTGTAGAACACCTTGACGATGGCGATGATGTTCATGGCATAGACGccgctggcgccggcgccggcgaagatGATGATGAGGCAATGCTCCTTGAGGCTGAAGGGCCCCGGGTTGAGGGAGAAGGACCAGCCGCCGACGCGGAGGCGCCTCGCCGGCAGCGTCGACGCCATGAGGCGGCCGATGGGCAGCGTGATGATTTGCACCACCACCGTGCCGATGCTCAGCTGCGTGGTCCGGTACATGAAGAACTCGTTGACGAAGGCGAGGAACACGCACGACGAGAGCCCCAGCACCCACACCCGGAACGTCAGGCACGGCTCCGACGGGTCGTCGGTCACCGGCACCGTGTTCCGGACCTCCTCGATCGGGTGGTcgttcacctcctcctccatgccCTCCTCTGCAgtgcgcacacacacacacacaaaactcTGATAGTGATTATGGCTGATAACCCGGAGAGGGCTTTTAATCATTCGGTTGGATATGTTCATATATTTATTACATGTCAACTAGATAATTACAAAATAATAAATCAAAACAATTGACAagataagatagattaatatgaatattCACTTAaacaaacaagttcaaatttaacttttacgagttgtaagaaaaacaaatttaactgtgagtatatacgtatactaattagagttaattttttatgtttttgttAGAACTCATAGAAGTCaaatttaaacttgtatgtttATGAAGTGACATATTATGTACTCCCCctatttcatattgtaagacttttCTAGCActgttcacattcatatagatactctaatgaatctagacaaatatgtgtctagattctttatatctatatgaatgtaggcaatgctatatgtctagattcattgtggAACGGAACGTATTAGGTCTCCATCGTTTGGCATATtcatatgcttatcagccaaaatttgaattttcaatattaaatttgaagctgattttagggttttttcatTGAAggttatttttcagcctttgcttttagatcgctaataacacatatataaaaattttattcacaaattacttttcatttgcaaatataccgtttagctTATTCCACCAATATGCCAAATGATGGCACCCTAATATATCTTATCATTgtgaaatagaggaagtattaatatatcttatccatttttttaaaaaaaaatcataatcatTTAATTTGACAGGCAACAAATGGGTGGATGTCCATCTAAATGATTAAAAGTGTTTCCTCTAATGACCCAAAATTGAATGAAATAATCCCAAATTCCAAAATGAACTAATCACAACTTTTTATATCTATTTGTTTGCAGTTTAAAAGCTAATGCTAAAAATAGATTACGATGAAAAAGAACTCCCAAGTaaagtttcaaaattcaaatcttGACTATGGCTAACAAACTAACCAGCAAACGATATGCAACCGAGATTTGAAAGCTTATGATCTATGCATTTGAAGTGTTTTTACGAAATTGACGATCAATGCGTTTCACTTGTTTGTGGTAGAACTTTGCGACGATGACTTACAAGTAAAGGAGGTTTTAGGCGTGGTTTGTTGTACCGCCTGCAGTGTCCATCGGAATGTGCTCGATCGTCGgactccggccggccggctggctGGCAAAATATTTCACCGTCTTTCTCTACACGTACGCCCTCTTCCTTGATGTTCTTTTGTCATCTTCTGTCCCTAAAATAGGCCGCCTGCATGTCTTTGCGAGAGAAGTTCTCAA encodes:
- the LOC9269293 gene encoding oligopeptide transporter 1 — translated: MEEEVNDHPIEEVRNTVPVTDDPSEPCLTFRVWVLGLSSCVFLAFVNEFFMYRTTQLSIGTVVVQIITLPIGRLMASTLPARRLRVGGWSFSLNPGPFSLKEHCLIIIFAGAGASGVYAMNIIAIVKVFYKRQISPYAAMLLAQTTQLLGYGWAGLFRKYLVDSAYMWWPSNLVQVTLFRAMHEEEKRNKGQLTRLQFFIMVMTCSFAYYIVPSYLFPAISTISVLCWLYRDSVTAQQIGSGASGLGVGSFGLDWNTVVGFLGNPLASPAFAIFNVMAGFALSTYVAVPILYWTDTYNAKRFPLVSSHVFNAAGGRYDTARILDPATFTLNLREYDAYGRINLSILFAINYGIGFAGLMSTLSHVALYHGKDIWGLWRKATAEQANGGGKERQDVHTRIMKRNYKAVPQWWFHLMLAIVMALSLYTCEGFGRQLQLPYWGLLLACAIAFTFTLPIGVISATTNMQPGLNIITELIIGYLYPGKPLANVVFKTYGYISMTQALTFVSDFKLGHYMKIPPRSMFMVQLAGTVVASTVHFATAWWLLTTVRNICDVDSLPLGSPWTCPGEDVFYNASIIWGVVGPLRMFGRLGNYWQMNYFFLVGVLAPVPVWLLSRRYPRSALLRDINLPLVLAGASGLLPARSVNFVMWGLVGFVFNHVVYRRCRAWWMRHNYVLAAGLDAGVAFMGVLTFVSLGYFDIYGVQWWGGAADDHCPLASCPTAPGVFARGCPPVPS